The Dermacentor variabilis isolate Ectoservices chromosome 4, ASM5094787v1, whole genome shotgun sequence genome contains the following window.
ATTGTGACAAGGTGTTGCTTGTATTGGGAGACTTTAACTGCGTATGTGCTGCTACTGACCGAGTGAAGTGTAGACCAGTGAGGGACAAGAGCGCGGAACTGTTGACTGAATTTGTGCCCGATTATTTCTTAGAGGACGTTGGAAGTGTGTTTTCGGCTGGAACACGGCCTGATTACACGCACTTTCAACGCGACAGTCACGCAAGATTAGATAGGCTGTATTTTTCTGCTGATCTCGTGCCACTATGCACAGCCTATGATGTAAAACCTGTGTCgtttagtaataataataatatttggggttttacgtgccaaaaccactttctgattattagtcacgccgtagtggaggactccgaaaattttgaccacctggggttctttaacgtgcacctaaatctaagcacacgggtgttttcgcatttcgcccccatcgaaatgcggccgccgtggccgggatttgatcccgcgacctcgtgctcagcagcccaacaccatagccactgagcaaccacggcgggtcatgtcgTTTAGTGATCATTGCCTTGTGAGCGCGACTTTTGGAACGAAGGGAAGGAAATCACGCTTTAATTGGTACCTTTGGAAACTAAGTGAGAAAATTTTAGACGTTGAAGGATTTGTCAAGGAAATTAAAAGCGATCTTGATGGTGTACTAGCTGAGCAAGCGGACTGCTTTGCCGTTCAATGGGAAAGTTTCAAAGAACGAGTGAAACTTAAAGCTATAAAAAAAGTAGCGCAATTCGgtataaacagaaagaaaaagaaagggaacttCGCGAACAACTCGAGGGCTTTGTTAGGATGGAAACCAATAAACCAGGAAATTttagtaaagaaataaaagactTGAAGTGTCAGATCGAAATAATTGACACTGACAGGTACAGAGCAGCAATAATACGCTCAAGGAGCGAGAACTTGCGGGCAGGCGAAGCGCCTACAAAGCGGGTGCTGTCAGATGAAAAGCGGTACGCTTGCCAGAAGGAAATCAGGCAAGTAAGATACGAGGGGCACATTACAAGCGACCCTAGTGAGATTCAGCGCGCTATTACGGAATACTTTGCCGAACTTTTCGGCAATAGGCGCGAGCATGCGCAAGGGTTTGAAGGCGATTTCCTCCGACTAATGCCAAGACTCGACAATGATGCAAGAGAGCGTCTTGAATTGCCTATTACTTTGGAAGAGATCGAGAAAGCAATAGATGATCTTCCGTCTGGAAAAGCGCCGGGGCCAGATGGGCTGAACGCTGCCTTCTATAAAACCTTTAAACATGATGTTTCTCAGTTCTTGTTACAAGTGATAACAGAAGCCTATGAACGCAAAAAAGTTCCATTGTCCTTTGGTATTTCATACATTGTACTTATTCCCAAGTCTGATGATCCGGAGAAACGAATGTTAGTGGGTTCCTACAGACCTATCAGCCTCACTAATGTCGACTACAAGGTATACATGAAAGTACAAGCCAGACGACTTCAGAGTGTAATCGACAAATTAGTAGGGCCGCACCAAACCTGTGGCATCAGAGGACGCAgcattgcaacaaatatacaTGTGGCCAGAACAGTATTGGAATGTGTTGACGCGCTTGGACGCCAGGTAGCTATGATACAGCTGGACTTGGCCAAAGCGTTCGACCGCGTTTCACATGACATTCTTTTCTCCATTCTAGAGCATGCTAACCTGGGTAGTGTAATAGTAGAAAGAGTAAAAATGGCGTACGCAAATTGTATGACACGCATTATAGTTAATGGTGACCTTACTGAGCGCCTCACAGAGCGTTCTTCGGTGAGACAAGGTTGTCCGCCCTCTCCCCTCCTTTTTGAAGCGTATCTGAGCCTTTATGTCTGGCCATTATCAACAGTGATTACGTCACGGGTTTCAAGCTGCAATCTGCTCAGGTGAAACTTCTTgcgtatgcggacgacatagcgGTATTTTGCACGAACAGAGAAAGCATTTGTGAAGTTAGAAACATTCGGGAAAGGTTTTGTAACCAGACTGGATGTCAAGTAAACTGGGAAAAAAGTTCTGGATCTTGGCACGGGGAATGGGATATTACACCGCAATTTTTCTCACGGCTGCAATGGTCTCCCATGCCAACGCGAAACCTTGGTGTGCCCCTAGAATGTTATCGCGATCCCAGCCCACTTTGGAACGAAGAGATGTCAAGGGCGAGAGAGAAAGCGGGATCGTGGCAAGGAAGGAATCTGTCAATTTTCTCACGTGCCTTTGTCTGCAATGTTTTTCTCATTTCAAAAATATGGTAcctcatgaatgtgctgtgtgcttcgcggaCCTCTATTCAAAAATTGCATCGTATATTTGCCGTCTTTCTTTGGACTTCGACCTGGGAAAAAACGAGGAGAACAAATCTGTTTCTTTCAGTGAAGAGTGGGGGCCTTGGACTGGTTCATTTGTTTTTACGTCAAGTGGTAtcgtgctttattttctttcgtgATCAAAATGACACCTTCGTAAGAACGGTTATACAGGTCCGATTGCAGAGGCTACTCCCAAGAAACATAGTGTCCTCTGGTGAAAACATTTGCGGTGCTGTAACCGGATTTTTGCGCGAGGTTGTGCTTTCTTGTAAGTTATTGGAAGTGCGTTTTTCCCCAGACTATTTGTACAGTGTTCCCAAGAAAAGGCTGTACAAAGATCTCGCGGATATCATGCTGCCGGTGCGATTGTACCGTGCGCCTTATCGCGGAGGCCCAGGGCAGAATATTTTAAAGCgagtgaagaagatgccagttagGCCAGGcgtgaaaacattctttttcaagttACACTCTAATACATTACCTGTCAAAACGTGGCTTCAAGAAAAGGGAATCTTTGCCCCGTGGACAACGAACTGTCTTTTATGTAAGAGGCCAGAGACAGTCGAACATGTTTTTTCTGGACTGCTGGGACGCGATATTCCACTGGGACGTCCTACAGAGAACTACAAAGAAAGATTTACCACTAGACCCTTAAGGTATCAGGTTTTTACCGGTTGATCACGAAGATGCACCATATGATTTGTTCATGCTTCGTGGCCTCCACAGCTTGTGGAAAACACGATTGCAAGTAAGGCATGCAGATGTTAATACGCACAGTGcacgtgaaaactttattgaaagcgcTGCTTACATTCGGGAATGCATCCGGGCACAGCATGACCCACCTCAGTGGGTAACACTTCTTGATGATTTAGTGCGTTTGGAGAAATTTTAACTTTGCTCGCCTCAGCTCAAGCGTAGCTGAAGTGCTTTGTAGTTTGTGACTTATGATTCCTCATGTGAACttcggaaataaagaaaaaaaaagtcaggatggccgagtggtctaaggcgccagactcaagggaaaccttgcccagcgatgcgggttacacgagaattctggtccacgtatgtgggcgtgggttcgaatcccacttctgacacaatattttgcgttttttttatACCGCGCTGTACGCGCCGCTCACTGCACGCTCTTCTCACGGGATGTATGcagtgtcaggatggccgagtggtctaaggcgccagactcaagggaaacattgcccagcgatgcgggttacacgagaattctggtccacgtatgtgggcgtgggttcgaatcccacttctgacacaatattttgcgtttttttttataccgCGCTGTACGCGCCGCTCACTGCACGCTCATCTCACGGGATGTTTGcagtgtcaggatggccgagtggctTCCGGCCACGGTCGTGAAAGGACGCAGGATGGCTGGCTCTTCGCGAGCTGTGATAACGGCCGATTCTGGCCGCGGAACATCGTTTTTGGACGGCCTGAAAGATTACAGGATtgtactgccgccgctgccaaccGGAGAAGGACTGAAAACAATGGTTGTTCTTCACTGCGACACCGCTGGAAGGCCTTACAGGATAGAAGATTTCCGCCAGCCGATGAAAGAAGCCGGCGTCATTGAACAGGTGGGCGGTATCGGAGCGTACCAGATGTCGCACGTCTGGTTAGTCAACTTCCGTAGTGAAGAAGCCAAGAAAAAGTTGCTCGACATCGGGCATATTGTTGTTAAAGGGAAGACTTGCGTTGTCTTTGACCCTGAAAGGCAGGAAGTGCGGCTGAAGGTGCATTGGTGTGCCTTCAACGTCAGCAACGAAACTCTGAGGCGGGCGTTCGCCGAGTACGGCGAAGTGAAAGAAGTTTCGAGCGATAGATGGAAGACCGGCGGGTTTGAAAACGCCGACTCGACTACTCGTGTTGTGCGGCTGGTTCTTCGAGAAGGTGCAAGCCTCGAGCGCATACCCCATCAGCTGCGTATCGGGAACGGTACAGTATTAGTCGTCGTGCCCGGGCGTGCGCCGATATGTCTCCGCTGCCGCAACACAGGCCACATTAGGCGGGACTGCAAGGTGCCCAAGTGCAGCGAGTGCCACGCCTTCGGGCATGAAGAGGCTGAATGCACGAAGTCATACGCCCGCGCCGCGACTCGAGGAACATTCGGCGATAATAGTGAGCTGCACATGGACGAGGATGAAGCTGAGCAAGCTGCCTCCAACCCAGTGGTCGTGAGCCCAACGGCCGCAGCGCTGAGCGATGAAAAGGAAGGCGCCATGCCAGGGACTCGTGAGTCAGCGCCCAGCACCCCCAAGTCGGCAACCACGAGCATGGATACCAATTCACCGCAAGATATTCCACGCCCTTCTGAAAAAAGCAACGAGGAACCCATGGAGTCTGACCCTGCGGCTGCGAAACGGCGCCACGACGATGTCAGTGCAATGAGCCAGGAGCAGCGACTGCGTCTCCTAGAACGCCAGTGGGGCGTAGGCGAAGGGAAAAAGCAGCGTGTCACCAGCGGGCAACGATCGTCGTCGCTTCCTCGCGACGACAACCCGAAGACCTAATAATGGAGGGACGGCACTACACGGCGCGGCGTTGTGCGCATGAAGGTAAGCGCCGTACTAGCGGCCTGGTCTTGCTTAACGATGGCGGCATTTGAAAGACACCTCGTAGTAGCCACGCTTAATGTCAGGGGTCTTTCATCCAGGAGGAGGCAAAATCAGCTGCTGAGACTCGTGACTGAGCAGGAATTGGATATTGTAGCGATACTAGAGGCCAAAATCGAGAGTCAAGACCAGACCGACAGAATGGTGCTCTCGTTCAGTAGTCGGTATGATGTTTGCGTGTCTCATGCCGTGGGTACCTCGGCAGGTTGCATGCTGTTGATTCGCCAGTCTCTGGGAGCGATTGTGGAAAGAGTTGAGACTTGCGTTTTCGGTCGATGGATTGTCTGTGACATCACACTTGCTGGTTTGGAATTGCGTATTATCTGTATTTACGCGCACACTAAAACGGAAGAGAGGCGAAACCTTTTTGAGACAGTCGGCAACCATTGTGACACAGACCGTCTGCTTGTCTTACTTGGCGATTTCAACTGCGTAAGCATGGCACGCGACAAAACCAGTGCGACGCCCTACCGAGATGCGAGTACTGCCTGTTTAAGTGACATAATTGATCGCTGTCATCTAGAGGATGTTGGTGATTGTCTCGGATGTGGTTCTGGCGTTCGGTTTACCCATTTCCAAGGAACGAGTCACGCGCGTCTGGATCGGGCGTACGTATCTGTTGAACTGATACCGTACTGCGGCGAATACAGCGTACAACCAGTGCCGTTCAGTGACCATTGTCTTGTTGTCTTCCATGTaggtaaaagaaaaggaacgaaaaGCAAATTTGTGTGGGAAAACTGGAAACTTAATGAGAAGCTTCTAAACGATGATATCTTCGTGGATCGCGTTACGTCGGCGATACACGAACTGCCAATGGCGGACAACGAACTTCTGGGAGCGAAGTGGGAAAGATTTAAGCAGGCAATGAAAATGATGGCAATTGAACGATCGTGCGCTATAAAGCAAAAGCAAAGGCTGCAGGAAAACACGCTGAGAGATGACCTAAAGTTTTTGATAATGCAAGAAGGAAAGCAGCCAGGCACTTGCACCGAAGAAATACGCACCGTCA
Protein-coding sequences here:
- the LOC142578359 gene encoding uncharacterized protein LOC142578359, giving the protein MAGSSRAVITADSGRGTSFLDGLKDYRIVLPPLPTGEGLKTMVVLHCDTAGRPYRIEDFRQPMKEAGVIEQVGGIGAYQMSHVWLVNFRSEEAKKKLLDIGHIVVKGKTCVVFDPERQEVRLKVHWCAFNVSNETLRRAFAEYGEVKEVSSDRWKTGGFENADSTTRVVRLVLREGASLERIPHQLRIGNGTVLVVVPGRAPICLRCRNTGHIRRDCKVPKCSECHAFGHEEAECTKSYARAATRGTFGDNSELHMDEDEAEQAASNPVVVSPTAAALSDEKEGAMPGTRESAPSTPKSATTSMDTNSPQDIPRPSEKSNEEPMESDPAAAKRRHDDVSAMSQEQRLRLLERQWGVGEGKKQRVTSGQRSSSLPRDDNPKT